One Nicotiana tabacum cultivar K326 chromosome 23, ASM71507v2, whole genome shotgun sequence genomic window, ttgatttattgcttgtttatggctgggtgttgattatctagcctagttcttgcttttatttgaagATTTAATAGTTGCAAACATTATTTTATGCCTAAtcgacttggtctctacttgagaaagagggacttattctaggaaaacttggctagcaaaaaattgggtcaatcgagataTTGATAAACCCAATTAAaaggttgaacctagagatagtacaacccgacttgagcttattatcaactgctttgttcaatacccatttggagttgagaaagccaaattgggcaaaatcactctctgaccgagaggtgtTGAGTAGGTACTTGAGTtttgatagctataatatatcCCGACCAAGAAAACAAGCTTTAAGGCTTACAACTCATTAAGCGAACACCTaagtgaaggtcatagccctaggcttttttACCATTTGAAAAACAAACAACTATAATTTTCTAGTTTTAATTCTTAGTTGTCATTCTTAGTTTTAAATAGATTTAAAAACAAACCAACTTTTGCGGAAGTATAATCCGAGATAATTCGAGCCCATTCACTCAAATATATACTCCTGAGTCTCAttcatagctccctgtggaaaatcgaccccgactccttgttgggtactattattgCTCCGACCGTTTCACAACCCCAAATAGAGGTGTGGTTTGGACGAGATCAACTACCTATATAGAAATACAACTCATGAAAGAAGCATCTTGATAACCAAATGACAGTCTAATCGGTGCCAATCCAAATTAGTCGGGATAATGAATTCCAGATACCGAATGGCAAAATAGGAGACATGATAGGCACAAAATAAGCATCCAGAATACCTATTTCAACTTTTATATATGCTGCATTGGGTAATTTTCACATCTGTTTATGAACCCAAGAAATGACTATTAAATGTTCACTTTACAGCATTATCTAAGACTTTGCCTGCAACTGAAAACCATAATATACAGAAGACAAATTTTCCTCTCTGAATTCTGAAAGTTGGCTCATTTTCTTATGGTTGAGTGAAGACATAGATCCAGCTTTGGAAACATAACTAACTCAGAGTACCTAGGTGATAGTTACAAGAAATGACAAAAGTCATAGAGATCAGCCCCATTAGTTTTCTTGCCCAGACTTTCATTGAGATTCCTCACGTCTCTTCATAAAATATCCTTCCTTTTTATAATTTAGAATCCAGTAAACATAAGATAACCACTTCTACAGTTGTACTCATTTTACATTTGAATTGCAATCTAAGGGTGTTTAGATTTTTAATAGTACCTTCATAAATATGCATTTTCAATTACATTGTTTACTCATTCTTTCCACTGTGATTTTCAAAATAGATGGGGATACTTTCTTTTTCTTATTACAAGGGATCATATTCCTACAAAATTTTGTACTATAGTACATTGCTAGAATATAAACAACCAGAAATTTTTGCCAGTACTCcgtataaaaatgagatgagcatttgatatttttaaaacaaaaacctATACTGTTAAGTACTTCAGAACAAGTCCCCTCAGCTTTTCCATGTACTCTGCCGCTTGTTTCtgcagttccaaagaaagattaGTTCAAAGTTAGACAATCGTAGTCAAAGCTTCTACACATATTTATCGATACCTTTTACTACAGAATGATGCATTCACAATTTACAGTGATGGTTTTGATATGTAGCCATCAGCCACATCCTTTGAAAAGGAATTCGTATCTTTAGAGGTAAATTTGTATCCAAGTGAATGTTAACCTCTGTCCAGAAAATAACAAAGCTTGAACATCTTTGggttgttggggggggggggggggcgtttACTGCATGATCATATTTTTATGAAGAACTTTCACCAAAAATCTGAACTATATTGAACCACTTCATGACTGGGTAAATTACACATATGTTGAGGACACTCGACGGGTGACTTTAGAATCTTTGAACTGTTCATCTTATATATAATTGCTAAATATTCAGACTGAAAAAACATACTAAGAAAATTTTCAAGAGAACTGAAGAATAATAATTGGAGAAAATGGCTAAAAAGTAGAAGATTGGGCTTTAATAATTAAATAAGGCTGATCTAGAATTTCATACTTTGAGCTAGGAATATGTGTACAATTTGGGTTATAATTCTGGGGGATTGGACGTTGGAGCTTCATTAGTACTACATATAACTGAGATTTTGAGAGCCTTTTTGACGTCTATCCAACTCGTTGCATCTAAATATCTAAATGAACTCACATTGTTTCATATTGTGAACATTTTTTATTACACAACAGAATGATTAAACAGCATCGTCCTCCAGTCAATTTTCACCTAAGGAAAAATTCAGCAAAGGGGACGTTTGAAGAGGGATCTTTTTAGACAAAAGAAAAACTACATGTAACTTTAGCACTTTGCCATCAATTCTTTTCTACTAgacaaaaacttcgcatttgcatTTTGATCACGGTAGGAGAGGCACAAAAAATTGATCTATTTCTCTGATGGGAGTGCTAGCGAGAATGTTGGCCCAAGATTCCCCCCAAATATTTTGCAGTAAGATAATTCAGCAAAACTTTACATGGATCAAAATCTTTCTGCACACTATAAACCTTATATCAATCTTTTAGATAATTGAAGTTTAAAAGTACATTTTTCCAAATGAGTAGTCTCCAATAACCCAACTATAATgtccttccttttcttcttctcttttactGGTTATGTAGGCACATTAGTTTAAACAATGGTATGTGCAAGCTCTTATCTCAGATTTCATACTCCAAAAGTCTGGTACGCTTTCCTTGTATTGTTTCATCTTTTTTACTTCTAGGTCTTAACCCTGTCCTTACTTGTAATTGCTGCTTTGCATTTCATGCATGAGATGAGCTCAATGAGCTAAAATCCTTGCTCATCAAGATAATAGCTTTCGCCAGCGTAATTGGTTTTGCACATCAATTATTATGCCAATGACTGCATCAAAGACCAATCTCCAAacgaagataaacattactccTAAAATTCTGCAGTAACTTCATTTTATATTAACAACTTAGGGGAAGCAGGGTTCATTGTTTAACTAAGTAAGCAGAACACACAAACTTAACCCCATATGATTGACATCACCCCTAAGAAAAACTTCCTCCTGAAGAATGCTCAATCCATTAGAACAAGATTGACCATACTCAACTAGTACATAAGCAGATACACACAATAAGCATATAGGTACTTATAATATTCAATTTTGATTCACGACTGTTTCTTTTCTTCCTATTAGCGAAGAACAGCAGATTCAAAAGGAATATAGCCTGAAGATAACATAACCAGTTACGTGGAGTGCAATTGGACAAATCAGACAAACAAATTTTCCGCTTTTTTGTATATGTAAATGAGGGAGATTTAACTAAAAATCATCCAAATAGATATGGTGGAGAAACTATCAGACCCCAGAAAagagtcaagtgaaggaaaaatgATCAACTTTATCATAATTAGTCCGATCAAAGATGAACAACCAGAGAAATGATAGGAATAGAGATTCCATTGCCTCTTTCAACCAAAGATTGGCTAGTAAACTTCAAAAGGTCGTTACACTCAGGAATGTGGTAAGCTATAATGGCAATTCACTTGCCACTAGATGCTGCTGCTTACCATTTCTACCCAACCAAGTCTCAACCCAGACAAAGGTGTGCTTTCAGCAAATTATTTTCTTTGGATTGTGATGTTACAATTAGGAGAAAGCACAACATAACCCTGGAGTACACcaaaattttagaaaattttgTGGAATTCTATGTCAGTTATTGATGCTTAGTTCCAAAAAGtacctctttttccttttcaaatcACATTTTTCTACTTAATTTTTAGTTATTATATGTGATGTTGCACCAGTATTGTCACAAATATATGCACCATCACTCCCACAGAACCTCTTTCTTTATTGTATGGAATTTGCTTGTCTAACCTGGTTAACACTATGTGCAGTTGCAATGTTTTCATCGAGAAGGGTCAACAAGGGTCTGTTCAGCTCATTCCTCTCAACCAATTCCAATAGCTGCACGAGAAAATGGAACGATCCAAATTCAGCaacaaaatttagaaaatatacaAACCACACACCCACCCACCAAAAGCAGAATTTAAAGACTATCACATACAGTAGCCTTGACATCCTTTGAAGTCAAAATCTCGGTTAAGTTCTTCTTTGTTGAAACAATATCTGCTTGCATTTTATCATAGGCTTCtgcaggaaaaagaaaaatagtacgACAGAATGTCACAATCGTCTATACTGTTCCAGGAACCTCATGGGTGCACTTATAGGcagtggcggacccaggattttgtgcaagcgggttcaatcttagaagtacataactttagtcgtaaaatagtagttgtcaagtgggttcaaataaaatatttatacaaaatttacgcagctttaatcctaatttatacatatacacagtattattttttgacgaatcgggttcagttgaacccgcttgCCACCACGTGCGTCCGCCACTGCTGGGACGTGTATACTTATGTAACACGGATCGTTCAATACCCCCTGCTTCACCCATGTTAAGCCAACATGAGTTGGGTGTAATGCCATACACGAGACTTGGTCAATTCACCTAAATGTGATGACTACAACTGTCGCCGAGAAGCATAGGTTTGTCTAGGtgcttttatttcaattttcggATTTGATGTATGCCTATATATTTCACAAGAGGGATAAGAAAACTTTGTTATTATGCAAGCTATGCTGATAGAACAAATACTATGTTTAGCCTTAATATATTTATACTTGTTCAAGTTCAATGACTTTTAAGTTcaattactaaaataaatatctaTATTATAATATACATTTGTTAGTTATCTTATCACTCGCACATGTACTCCTACGTATCTCCGAAACTTAAGAATTATATGATGACGAATCCAACTTCTGGATCTGCTCAGATACCCATACTCTTTTCCATGTAAAATAGTCTGGAAATCTCTAACAAAAGAGCAAATAGTCAACTTATCGTACCCGTTGCTTCCTGCAGGGCCTTTTGCAGTGCTTCCAGTTCAATTAATCTGTCTTCCACTTCCTGCAAAAATATTATAGTTCGTATCGTTTCACGGACATAACAGTCTTATTAAATCGAGCAAACTGTCAACAAACCTGAGTTTTGGTCATAGAAAACCGCAGCTTTCCCACTTCGACTTGCAGATGGTCAAAAAACTCTTTGTTCAATCTGCAAAGTTATATATGTCAGAAACTTTGGGTGAAGAAGAAAAAACTAGAGAAGGGCCGGACAAGAAATCCATGCAATCTGATGTTATAAAGGTCTTATGCTAACTCTCTAAAGGTAAAATGTTGCCATACCTTAAATTAGGTCAAGTGCCAATACTTTCTCAATTTTTTATAACAACATGAAGGTCAAGAAAATGgaagataataaagaaatacTCCTGTTCTGTTAAGaggtaattatttgaattacagCTATGTAACCCATTTGTCATAATCTCAGATAATCAGTCCACCTAAATAGGCATTTATTACACTCATTACAGTGTAGGGAACAAGATACAACAGTCCTTTTCCAGGTAGAAATGAACGTTTTTGGCTGTTGGCTGATTGCTGCATAAGTTTGAGCAAAGAAAAGCTAACACTTCCTCTGCCCAACTTATATTAAATTGGTTTTCATATTGGGAAGTGCCGAAATGTTTGATACAATTCCTataaaaaaattactttcaaCAAATTACCTCGGTTCCAAGATTTCAAATTTATTAAACTAATCAAATTAAAGAATTTTCTCAGTCAAAATAACCTTTCCACTATTACTTCTACTACTTAAATAATGAACAATTCAAATTAACATCTTGAATATCGCGTCCAATCAAAGGTAGCACAAGAAGGAGTACTCAGAAAGTTAAAATAACTGCATCAAAGTGTCAAGTAGGTGTTCGAATAAACAGTTAGAATTAACAGAATTGCCTGAACCACTGACAAAATGGTAACATAAATCTTTCTTCTTCTGAACAACAATGACGTTGACAACGTCTCAATCCTGCAAGttggggtcggctatatgaatcctcacgtTCAGTCATTACATTAAGCTCAATTATTTATAGCTTTCTTCTTCTGGAAGAGTTACAAAATTAAACAAAGTCTAAAATACATATGCATTTTCTTGATCGCAgacttaaaatgataaaaagaatAAGG contains:
- the LOC107801093 gene encoding uncharacterized protein LOC107801093 isoform X1, which gives rise to MAAIFSISFASSAIGAHFHRTKFNKPMTFVNPIRCTGRLEWDPEGVLGAPQTGHIARLEFKRRLEQDAAAREEFERQVREERERRRVLRESRVIPDTVEELVEFFLDTEAQEIEFEIARLRPRLNKEFFDHLQVEVGKLRFSMTKTQEVEDRLIELEALQKALQEATEAYDKMQADIVSTKKNLTEILTSKDVKATLLELVERNELNRPLLTLLDENIATAHSVNQKQAAEYMEKLRGLVLKYLTV